The DNA segment CCCAGCCAACGGTGGTTGAGCAAATGTgattaacacacacacacaatccAATCATGATTCATGGACGAAGGCAAGGGACCTCGATGGACAAGGCCACCGTTATAGTAAATGTTCAGTTTTTAAAAGCGTTTTACCTAATTAATATGCTCCCCTTACTCAAATAATAAGTGTTAgagtttcattaaaaaaaaaaaggattatgcgtcccaaaatttaaattatgatgctGTCTCTATAACTAACTcatcttatgtttttttttaagggaaCTCATCTTATGTTACagctaaatatattattatttatcacttaattagttattatttgCCGTTTCTACTTACAAACAAGTGATTCTCCTAATAGATGATCTAATAATCTAATAGATCATTTGTTGGTTATGTAAGTTTGTTAGTTGATAAAGTCTCTATCTCCTTGCCATGGCGCATCAGGATTCAGGAGGCAATGGACAGGTCAAGGGAGCACCTACCACTGGTGACCACGAGCACCACTTGtaacttcttttatatttaaattatatttaaagccACTTTAAATCCTAAAAGGTCtgaatcaacatgaaaatatttacttaaaagagagtttttaaaatatcaaactttttataatattttatcttgTATGTGTATATATGAATTGTGGCTTTAATTTATGACCCgaacttataaaatttataaaaataccaCATGTACTGTTTTCTCCTTTGGGAAGTTAAATTTTTCAGGGAGCCGTGAGATTAAAAATTTCCTGTCAGTGGGTCATATATTATTGCTTTATGACATATTAGATCATATTATCGTCCCACCAAAACAAAGGAACAATAACCCCACTTCACGTTACCCCATTCCCGTGggtgattatttatttattttgagattCCATTTCGTGTCTTTTAAACTCCAACAAACAtggaaaaaaagacaaatatacTGCAtgtgaaataaaagaaaactaacTATTCCAAGTTAGGGGGAAATCACTTTTTTCCACTTACATTGTTTATAGAatactttttataatatattgtaggagtataatattatttctatttatttcttttaatcacatcaaccatctcattatacatttttctctctcttaattttctatttattgtgaaaaaaatataaaagtccattaaatacatttttttgttattacattaaatataatttctcagctttcaacttttttttataacataataattgttaatttcttaaagaaataaaattttacgcGATATAAATAAACtttcttcatttaaaaaatcgtCACATGTTAACGACTAAACACTTACTTATCTCTATTAATGTAGTTattgtatgataattttttatcaaatataaaaaacaaggtgaaattattaatataaacatTGTAATTTTATGCTAACAATAAGATGTATGACATAAATAAGCAAAAATACATAAACATAGTAAGATAGTCTCACCCACATACAAATAGAATATTAAACTAAGGTTAATTAGGGACACCTTATGTGGTAATTCATGTAGCAACCACACATGTACACCTTCCAAGTTCCTACTTCGTATTGCGATCGAGCAACTTTTTTGAACAAACAACTTAGTTTGTGGACAAGgaggagacatcttcttcaatgtCCTCCAAGACAGAGATACTAAGGTGAAATTTGATAGAACAAAACTCACTCACACAATGTTTAAAGagaatgatgaaaaataaatgtcATTGAATTTCTATGAATTAGATTTcatcaactatatatatatatggaataaatacaaataaactaACACATATTTAGTTATTAACTAACTAACCTCCAAACCAACTAacttttgaattattatttattcactAACTAGAAAAAATTCACACAAGTCATGTGCTAAGCAAGAGAGAtgatgttacaaaatttgaactaaTTAGGTTGGTATTAGGTGTCATGCCAAAattttcaagaataaaaaacaaaataatttacatcTATACGGATTGAGGCcctgtttaaataaatttttcaatgaacaattataaaagaaagttacttacgtttttttttataagacaaGATTAATTTGTAAAACTCTATCATTTAGCTTATCCaagagttgattttaacttctacataaaataattttaatctgTGAGATaaacttaattcattttatcctctctTTTTAAAATGCTTTATTGAGAAGTTTTATCCAAACATCATCTAAAAACACAAAGTATttcggaaaaataaaaaatttcacatcaaattttaacaaatatcattatttattggatatattttttttgttacaattttttttgggtGTACTATTAGCTATAGCTTTTAACtacgtgtaatttttttttataagaaagcaAAATTGTGTTATGATTTGTCCCTTTTAAAATTCGCAATTTGTTAGTAGccgtaaaaaaatttgttggaaaaaccataatctttcaaatcaaataataaataccataaaattattaattgttataatagttactttaaaaattataatatataaagtaatattgaaaacatgttaaaatttgattcaattataaataattttttagtatttttgaaataatgtaATATCCGAGTCACATTTTTCACGTGTTGATTAATTTAGCATTTTtggttataattaaaaaaaaatcaactatacaccctcaaaagaaaaaaagagttatatatatatatatatatatatatatatatatatatatatatatatatatatagtgtaaaaatgttttatattattatccaataacaaattattgttttaattattttaagataaatattttaaaaataaataaatttaacataaatgatgaagtgtataaatttttttaaactatcaaTATATAGTGTTTTTCTCTAAGTTTAAgagatttttaacatttttctttatgGTTTTACCGGAAAAACGAAGTAATTCTTCATggtacataataaattaaaattcggATATTTCCTAATGCGCAATTACGATAGTGATTTAACACAGATTTAAAATTAGTGATTCTTATTAATTGTGCTTATAGACATTATATGAATTGCTACCTCAGTAGTGACCTTTGTAATTTCCTTTTCTCCTCTGTTGTCTTCTTTCTTTTAGGTAGTACCGTAGTATGTTGTTTTCTGATTAAATCTAATCTGCTGCAATTTGTTCTTCGACGAAGGAATCACACCTTTTATATTGCAATGATTAGGGAAACACACCTTTTATAGTTTATATCCAAAATATTATGGCTCGAATGCTTGACGTGCAGTCTTTGAACATAGTTATCGGCATCATTCAGAAATTGTGAGTAAcagtttcaattaaaaaaacgaTTATAACTTTACGcgtcaaattaatttatagtaaGCAGGTAAGTTGGGGATTCTAtactttgattattttattgtttacacACTTTGATGGGACAAAGAACATGAATAGAAAAGCACTAAGGACGGGATTAAACATTTGCAAAATTGCAATTATCCAAGTTGCGGTCGTGAACAGGTAGGTACCTTACCAATTCGTCCTTAtattaaataatcttttttcttttccttccaaATGATATGTATTATGTTTGAGTTGGATAGAGTTATGAACTCTAACATGAGAATTAAGGTAAAGAACCCCCAAAACGGTCATTATAAAAAGATCAATTGGCTATTTCGTTGTTTTACTAAAGGTGATATAtacttttcagttttcactgctcaatattttttagttcaattttatttctttgattttaattattatagttaAATCCTTCGGTTAACTTTTATTtactcaagaaatttaaatacttTTCACTCAAAATTCCTACCAACTGAATTAATTAAaccatgtttaattatttttattaaaaggaatttcaaaagttttttttaacaaatacaaaagtctttttaaaaaaatacttagaataatttaaattaactagattgaatgaatattttaaatagaaaagTAAATACATATAGGAGGTTAAGAGATTAATATTTATGCattgatagtgtaaaataattttatattattattcaatcacaaattactatttgaattattttaaaaattatcaaatttatcaaatgatgaattatgattaaataactataatattaatttaggatatttacattatatatatttatatataaatagatcCATGGATTGaaacattatattttacttaaaacaagaatatcaaatttaattaaaactatctttttaatcttttaaatacttttatctTGATTTGGtctaaaatttattcatttcagtcataataaaattttaaaaataattatttatttaatataaaaatgtgaaaattattatagtcataaaaagctttaagaaattaaattaattatagtgaaattaaattattatagtgAAATTAAttcagagaaaaaaattaataatgatccatatatttatttaacgTATCTCGATAAATTCAGAGTATAatcttttaaatcaaaataaaccatGTTTTTAATTAAGGATGTGAAATCCTTATTTACTGACAATTCAAAAAGTAGTAAGATGTGAAATCTAGTAGTAGCACACTAATCAATAACCAGCACCTTttcccagtttttttttttttttttcatttagtaGTAGTATTTAATTATTGGAAAAGCCAAAAATGGTTAAAAAAGGAAGTTGTTCTCCACCCACTCCTTCACCCAATCtatttgatttcttcttcttcttcttccgttCACTGTCAGTGTCCTCTCTCTGTTCGCCCATTCCAGAGATCAGAAAGAGGAACCAGCCTATCGCATATCCACCGCAACGCCAACGACTTCAAAGCTCCTCTTGCTCTCTCTCAGCCTCGCCACGCGCCAACACCACACTCTCTCTCTACAAAAATCAGAGTCCTCGCTTCTCACTTCGAACATTGCTCATTCATCTCTCTCGAATCGAAATCTCTGTTCGTCACTCCTTTCTCCGCATCGTCGAACGTCCAAAATGCATCTCAGCCAGAGATTCTCGCGCGTTCCGAAGCCGATCGAAAATTCGCCGGCGAATTGATGGAATCGGAGAGGTTTTCTTTTCAGTGTTCGCTTTTTCATGGAGCTAACGGTTCGGTGCACCTCATGCGCGCTGTCCAGATTTCATTGCAAGCTTCGATTCGCTGTGATTGTTTTCGAGGTAATACTGCTAGttcgtgatttttttttacttgtttattttaattttgaaatttgtttcAGTTCAATTGTGCTCCGTGGGTTATATGCTAAAATTGGGCTCTAACTGGTCGCTGAAAGTAGTGAGAAAGTGAATATTTCAAGCTGATATGTGTTCCGTACTTTAATTACGTTTGTCCTGAAATGAAACTCTGGTGGTTAGGGTTTTGTTGTAAGAGTAATGATTGATCCAAAGGTGCTGGTCTAGTTCCGTTTTCTAGATTTTATTCTCTTAGATAAACAAAACTCTATGTTTTTCTAGCCTCTCTGGTGGCTAATTTATTATAGATTATTCATTGGTCTTTTTCTGGGGACCATTTGCTTGTGGTTTTTGCatgattaattttgaaattctgcTGATCTATGATTTGGCTCTTGCTAGTGGTGGCCACTTTAAAGGCTTCATACCTTCTTAGAAAGATAGTGTTGGAATATTTTCACATATGTGAATCTAGGCACCGTGGTTGCTAAAATTGGATATGTGCTAAATTCAAAACTTCTGTTTCGTGCTGCAGATTATATTGATATTGGCATGGGTGGAGGCCCACAATGCGAAGTCCCATGAACACCAACTTCAATTGGGAGGCTTGGAGAGGAATACCGAGAACATTGCCTCACACTCTTGCATACATGACCAGATTCTTGAACAGAGGAAGCGACCTGGTCGCAAGGTGTATTCAATTACCCCACAGGTTTATGAGCCTGGTCGCTTGAAACCCCCTCAGCATAAAGGTAGGACATTACTTGATGTGTCAACATCATCAAGGCCTCAAGAGGATGCAAAGAAGCCTATTAGGATATATCTAAATTATGATGCTGTTGGCCACTCCCCTGACAGGGATTGTCGAGCAATTGGCGATATTGTCAAAGTGAGTGTTTAAtataaatgccaaaaaaaaatatttagaatgtATTTTATCTTCCATAACATTGGTATTATGTTTCTCaagtattttattgaaattaaatctttaattttgtaTGAACAGCTTGGGGAGCCTCCCATGACTTCTCCTGGTTTTCCTTCTTGCGATCCTCATGCTATTCCTCCAATCTTTGGTGATTGTTGGTATAACTGCACTTCTGAAGATATCTCAGAAGATGACAAAAAATGTCGCCTTCGTAAGGtcagatattttattttagtttgtgtTAATTCACTAGGGTGATAATCTTCTTTTCAGTGAGAAAATTACTTGGTGATGTGTCAGTTGTGCCAGCTATTTATGTCTCTTTGAGAAGTGTTGCTTTGCAGAACACTAgaactataataaatattatatttatcatttgtagaAAAATTGGGTAGAGATATTTATTCTTGATGACTAATTTCAGGCATTAGGTCAGACAGCTGACTGGTTTAGGAGAGCATTGGCTGTTGAGCCTGTCAAGGGGAACCTGCGGTTGAGTGGATATTCTGCGTGTGGACAAGATGGAGGTGTGCAGCTTCCTCGTGGATATATTGAGGgtacattttatttgttgagttCATTGTATTTCTTGTAAAAGCTGGATGtcaaatttgaatatgaatttaAGAGATCACCTTTTTGTTCAACTTCCCCAGAGGGTGTATCTGATGCCGACTTGGTTCTTTTGGTGACTACAAGACCTACAACTGGAAATACACTTGCCTGGGCAGTGGCATGTGAACGAGATCAATGGGGTCGTGCTATAGCTGGTACATTATCCCCGAAACATATGTTGGTTTCAGTggtgttttttattatattgcATCTGGAATGCTTCAGAGCtgaaagtattttttgtttttctccagGACATGTTAATGTTGCGCCTCGCCATTTGACTGCCGAGGCAGAGACTTTGCTTTCAGCTACTCTGATACATGAGGtttgtaatatataattatatatagggATGCATGAGAGGCAATATGTGGCATTGTTCATcatatttgatcattttttcaGGTTATGCATGTTCTTGGTTTTGATCCACATGCCTTTGCTCATTTTAGAGATGAAAGGAAAAGACGGCGTAATCAGGTATGAACTGCCTTTTGTGCTGTAAGatcaacttttattttaatttttttaatgatgtaaGTCTCGTAAAGTATGAGTTTGAGTCATGATTATTCTCCCTAAATTCTTagtatgataataataattattagtgGTCACTTTCTTATAAACTAGGGGaactctaaattttttaaataataaaaaaatagaagttaaatacagttaataaaaaatgacattattgaaaaaactaataatataaaactagtGGGAAGTTAATGTAATTATGTAAGTTAgaagaaaaatttgaaatttaagaaGTGGTTTAAGGGTAAAATTGTCCACTGAAATGTGTACAGCATGAAGCGATATACATGAAAGTTGAGTAAAATTTCTGCTTGTATAGTGGAGACAAAAATTGTAACAATTTTGGGGAATGGTGATTCTAAATTGAGGAATTGTATTGAATATGAAAACATTTTAGGGGGAAATAATGATTGAATGATACCGAAGTTTTGTAGCACTTAATTGAGCAGCATATTTGTGTTTTTGATCTAATTTTTAcacatttattgttttctttccaaTAAGTATTTTGAAAGTTTAGTTCCATCATTCCTTTTCATGTCAGGCATTTCAATGGCATGTTATATAATCTCATCAATACTTGTTGACTTTTGAAGGTTACTGAACAAGTTATGGATGAAAAACTTGGACGAATGGCAACACGTGTGGTGCTTCCTCGTGTTGTCATGCATTCTCGATATCATTATGCGGTATTTGCTTGGGAGAATACTTGTCTTGAATACTTCCATTTCATGTTTACTGTTTTAATACTTAAGATGTCCTTTGTAAAAATATTCAACAAATGACTGATGAGCGACTTGTTGGCAGGCTTTCTCAGGAAATTTTTCTGGTTTAGAGCTGGAAGATGGTGGAGGACGTGGCACATCAGGTTTGTTATTTGCTATTTTTTGCCTTGTcaatgaaatattaaattaatttaacctttcTGAGTAAGAGTAATGAAATATATGACCAACCCAAGTTTGTGAATGGCTTGCAGGATCTCACTGGGAAAAAAGGCTTCTTATGAATGAGATTATGACTGGTTCTGTGGATACAAGATCTGTTGTTTCAAAAATGACATTAGCTCTATTAGAAGATAGTGGGTGGTACAAGGCCAATTATAGTATGGCAGACCATCTTGATTGGGGTCGCAACCAAGGTACTGAGTTTGTTACCTCTCCTTGCAATCTATGGGAGGGAGCCTATCGTTGCAACACAACACAGTTTTCTGGCTGTACGTATAACAGGGAGGCAGAGGGATACTGCCCCATCCTAACTTATAGTGGAGATCTCCCTCGGTGGGCTCGGTATTTTCCTCAAGCTAATAAGGGTATGTAGAATCATGCTTTcatttataaattagaatatgcaAGTTGGTGCAAATACATTTATGAAGTGTTCATGCTTTTCCCAGGTTTATGTTGTCTTTGGCCAGATTTTTCACTATTGGTGCTGGATTGTCAAGAAACTGTTAAACCTTTTAGGCTATTGCATTCTGGTT comes from the Glycine soja cultivar W05 chromosome 6, ASM419377v2, whole genome shotgun sequence genome and includes:
- the LOC114414675 gene encoding leishmanolysin homolog isoform X2, whose protein sequence is MELTVRCTSCALSRFHCKLRFAVIVFEIILILAWVEAHNAKSHEHQLQLGGLERNTENIASHSCIHDQILEQRKRPGRKVYSITPQVYEPGRLKPPQHKGRTLLDVSTSSRPQEDAKKPIRIYLNYDAVGHSPDRDCRAIGDIVKLGEPPMTSPGFPSCDPHAIPPIFGDCWYNCTSEDISEDDKKCRLRKALGQTADWFRRALAVEPVKGNLRLSGYSACGQDGGVQLPRGYIEEGVSDADLVLLVTTRPTTGNTLAWAVACERDQWGRAIAGHVNVAPRHLTAEAETLLSATLIHEVMHVLGFDPHAFAHFRDERKRRRNQVTEQVMDEKLGRMATRVVLPRVVMHSRYHYAAFSGNFSGLELEDGGGRGTSGSHWEKRLLMNEIMTGSVDTRSVVSKMTLALLEDSGWYKANYSMADHLDWGRNQGTEFVTSPCNLWEGAYRCNTTQFSGCTYNREAEGYCPILTYSGDLPRWARYFPQANKGGQSSLADYCTYFVAYSDGSCTDTNSARAPDRMLGEVRGSNSRCMASSLVRTGFVRGSMTQGNGCYQHRCINNSLEVAVDGIWKVCPQAGGPIQFPGFNGELLCPAYHELCNTDPVAVSGQCPNSCNFNGDCVDGKCRCFLGFHGNDCSRRSCPSKCNGNGMCLSNGICECKPGYTGIDCSTAVCDEQCSLHGGVCDNGVCEFRCSDYAGYTCQNSSMLLSSLSVCKNVLGNDVSGQHCAPSEPSILQQLEEVVVIPNYHRLFPGGARKLFNIFGSSYCDETAKRLACWISIQKCDKDGDNRLRVCHSACQSYNLACGASLDCSDQTLFSSDGEGEGQCTGSGEMKLSWFNRLRSSFSLRNSSLKGISVKYRQL
- the LOC114414675 gene encoding leishmanolysin homolog isoform X1, which codes for MELTVRCTSCALSRFHCKLRFAVIVFEIILILAWVEAHNAKSHEHQLQLGGLERNTENIASHSCIHDQILEQRKRPGRKVYSITPQVYEPGRLKPPQHKGRTLLDVSTSSRPQEDAKKPIRIYLNYDAVGHSPDRDCRAIGDIVKLGEPPMTSPGFPSCDPHAIPPIFGDCWYNCTSEDISEDDKKCRLRKALGQTADWFRRALAVEPVKGNLRLSGYSACGQDGGVQLPRGYIEEGVSDADLVLLVTTRPTTGNTLAWAVACERDQWGRAIAGHVNVAPRHLTAEAETLLSATLIHEVMHVLGFDPHAFAHFRDERKRRRNQVTEQVMDEKLGRMATRVVLPRVVMHSRYHYAAFSGNFSGLELEDGGGRGTSGSHWEKRLLMNEIMTGSVDTRSVVSKMTLALLEDSGWYKANYSMADHLDWGRNQGTEFVTSPCNLWEGAYRCNTTQFSGCTYNREAEGYCPILTYSGDLPRWARYFPQANKGLCCLWPDFSLLVLDCQETVKPFRLLHSGGQSSLADYCTYFVAYSDGSCTDTNSARAPDRMLGEVRGSNSRCMASSLVRTGFVRGSMTQGNGCYQHRCINNSLEVAVDGIWKVCPQAGGPIQFPGFNGELLCPAYHELCNTDPVAVSGQCPNSCNFNGDCVDGKCRCFLGFHGNDCSRRSCPSKCNGNGMCLSNGICECKPGYTGIDCSTAVCDEQCSLHGGVCDNGVCEFRCSDYAGYTCQNSSMLLSSLSVCKNVLGNDVSGQHCAPSEPSILQQLEEVVVIPNYHRLFPGGARKLFNIFGSSYCDETAKRLACWISIQKCDKDGDNRLRVCHSACQSYNLACGASLDCSDQTLFSSDGEGEGQCTGSGEMKLSWFNRLRSSFSLRNSSLKGISVKYRQL